AAAGCAAGAGCTTGGTGAAATTAGTGAAAGTGAGGTGACTGGTAGATTAGCAAGAAAAAAAGGTACACCAGCTGTGAACGAGAAAACACAAGTCCCGAAAAAGAAGAATTAGTTGCCCTTTTCGATAGAAAAATTGCAGTTAAATTGTTTAGTTGTAGCTGgtttgtagtaaagttgtagacaATTTGTTAACTAAGAACAAGTCAGCTGCAATTTATTTGTGCTACAATTATTTTaccttttattttgttattttgtctAGAATTCTACTACTTAGAATAGAAAATATCTGTGGTTTTATTTTGGTGAAAAGTTGTTAGTACTTGATCTCGATATTGTTAGCATATAATGAATTGTAGTTAAATTGTTTAATTGTAGTTAATTTATAGTAAAGTTGTATGCAAATTGTTAACTAAGAATAAGTCAGCTGTAATTTATTTATAGTAGATTTGTGCTATAAttgttttaccttttattttgttattttgtccAAAATTCTACTACTTAGAATAGAAAGCATCTCTgatttttttttggttgaaagttGTTAGTACTTGATCTCGATATTATTAGCATATAATTTTTTTACAGTTTAACTATAATTATGTCTACAACtaatatacaaaaaatacatAATCCATTCAATTTTAAGCATTGTTGTTAGGAAAGgctgaaataaataaactcagTAATTGAACAAAACAACTACAAACCAACTGCATTAAGAGTTAAAAACATTTCATTATACGAGATAGTCTTTATTCAAATTAACAATACAATTACACCTCAACCATAATTCTCCAGAACAGAACAAATACAACTTCATATCTTAAACTACAGATTATCTTCAACAGTACTCAAGAAAAAACAATCTTGTGACTGtatcaatttttattttattttgggagCATTCAtacaagatcttttgttatgCCCTTCTAGTCCGCAGTTGCCACATGAAATCTTGTACTTCTTTGCATTTACTTCATCATATGGTTTGTATCTTTGTTTTTGAGGTCTCTCTGGCTGTCTTTTCCCAATAGGTGGCATTACAACTTCTTCAACTATATGTTGTGGCACATTCCATTTGCTTTCATCAGGAAGCGGGTCTACTGATATATCATAAGTATGCAAAAGGCACTCCCTCGTGTAATAAGGAGCAAAATAGTTTTCATAAGACTCGTTCCTGTGCCTCAAAGCCGCCAAAGCTTGTGCACAAGAGGTATGCTTTAGGTATGATTTAGGTACCTGAGACCATATGTGATAGCCAATATCGTATAGGTATGTTTTAACATGCGTGTTGATCTCTTCAATCTGTGACATTCTTTCATTAAATTTATCAAGCGTGTATGATCGTGCTGTGACAAAGTACAATTCGCTTAACTTTAGATGACCGTTCTTGAACTTTGACCTTACATTTTTTCAAATATGCCACATGCAAGCATAATGTGGCATGCCAGTATAAACAGTAGATGTTGCCTTCAAGATACTCTCATCCCGGTCCGAAACAACACACATATTTGATTTTTCACCATACGCATGTTTGAATGCTCAAAAAACCACGTTCATGATGCATCATTTTCTGAATCAACAACAACGTATACCAGTGGTAATATGCTACCTATCACACAAGTggcaaaaagaaattcaatttctgTAATAAAACTTGAGAGTATAAAAAATACATACTGAAAAACAACTTTATAACAATATTTCTACAATTAATCTATAATATCTATTGCATCCATTGTGCTAGCTATTAACATTATTCCCCTATATGCCGACTTCAAGAAGGTGCCATCAACTACTACAACTGGCCTACAATACTCCCAACCCTTGATGGACATACTATGTGCAACAAATATGTACAAGAAATAGTCATCTTCAGTCTTCTGCAATTTAACTAATGACCCCGGATAAGTTTTCTCCAAAATATACAAATAACTTGGTAAGCGACTGTAGGAATCAACAGGATGACCTCTCAAAAATTCCAAAGCCTTTTTCTTTGCTCTCCAAGCTTGCATGTATGTTAAGTTCACACCATGTTCCGACAACATATCAGTTTGTATGTCTTTTGGTGTGTATATTGTTTTAGGATCCGTATATTTTGGTATAACCATGCTACCAACTACCATGGCAGTAAGTTTGCGTTGTATGTATGTATTGTCCATCAAAGAGCATGTGTGCAAGCTGTTAAATTTTCGAATCTTGAATAATGCTGATTCATTTATACTGGTGGACTTGAAGTGCCATGTACAATTATCCCCAACACATACGAGGCAGTAGTTatagaataaaaataatttaaaaaatgtgATGAAAAATGTAGCTACAAAATAAGAGGCTGCTTAAGCACAAAAATCTTATATTAAATAATTCATATACAAACAAAACTacaaattatataaaatttatatacaaAGAAACTACAAATTgtacaaaaaaaatacaaaaacactacaaattaaacaaaaatatGAATTTGACAATTGAACCATTCCTACCTTCTTGCGCTAGACCTTTTTATCCTAAATTGAAACTTATTCATGACAGAATAGTGCTTCATTGCactgataattatttttttatcttgGTAGACTTGGCCTACTTTAATAACATTTAGCGTACGTTCTGTTATGATGATACTTTCATATTCCACAATCGCCGGAGATGTTGGCCTATCAATCAACTTCACTGTTTCTGATACTTCTCTAATTTTATTACAATTGCTTGACAATTGAACCACGTTAGACATATGATAATCAGATGAACCTGCACTCAATTAAAAGTATCTACAACCCAGACCTAAATTATAGATAGGTTATAGTAAAATTGTAGAACATGTGAAATTAAATACTGCAATAGACATAACAGTTGAACTACATTTGTTGTGTAGTATCGTTGTAGATATGTTGTAGAAAAATTGTAGAACACATGAAAATGACAAAACATCACCACTGAAAAAATAGAGCAAACCTGTAATTATGCTCGAATTAGAGATACTGCATTCTAAATCGAAATCACGCATTGTTATACACAGCGGATACATTCCTaagtttttgttttcctttttcgtcTCCATGTATACTCGAACTTCCATATCATTCCCAATTTCCATTGGAGGAAGACGTTCGTTGACATTGTATTTGATTTCACTGATTTTTGCGGAGGTATCGATCATTAGATGCTCTGCAATTGCATAATTCAATTGACTATAATTTGAATCCTCGTTGACTACAATTCCATCAACATTAAAATCTTTGTATCTCCCAATGCTATCCCAGTGACCATTTAGCTGAAGCATAATCGCTAATTTTGACATTATGTCGCGAAATTCAATACAATTGTAGATAATTGTTTGCAAATTTGTTTTCAAAACCTTCGCTTATGGAAAACTAGAGGAAACAGAGAAAATCAGAGAATAGAACTTGATTATGCTGCGATGATAATCAGAGAAAATTGGTGTAAAAGCAGGATTCTACAAATATATTGGCTTGATTAATGTGCGATGATTGCATCAATAAAATCTCTGAAGAATCCTACACGATCCCAAATTCCAGCGTCTAAAAAAGGAAGGCTACTGCAGAAAGGATTCTAGTTTAAAtaaatgtatatattttgtagatAAAACTTATTTAGGTAGGATAAATAAATAAACGTAGGCATTTttaataataaagtttcaaatagtgtataggacagaaaaaatctcatttttataatcTTTTAAGGCCCATAAATCACTATTTATTGTTGTAGAGAAGGCCGAGCAGGAAGTTTGACAAATTAGCAACTCCAAACCCCGGCTGTCAATTATACCCATTGAGTATTGCATCCACCCAATAATTCTCTTTATATAAAACATAATAACTCACTTCCCATAGTTAAATTGTTGCTGCCTCAGTAAAATAAAATCATTGGTATAACACTAGGTCTAATTCATCGAAATTCTCTTTGTAAAATGGTCTTGTAGGAACCAAATTAATTATCATATAAATCAACTTTATTTTACTATAATCCGCAGATAAAATTTCAAACTCACTCGTTATTAAGAGCTGATCCTGTATCGCTCCTTACTATTTTGGAGTACCATTTCTCTGTGTCTATCCCATATGCACAAAAacttattaaaataataataactcgCTTGAGGAAAAAATAACTCAAATTATTTTTCTTCCAACAACTTGCAATAATTAGATGGAGTCttttaaacataatatctttaaAGCTAACAAAATTTTATGGGCGTTACGTTCTTCCACTTAAGAATGTTCGTCAAGTCTTACCCATGAAAGAAAAAGTGTGAACACTTCATCTTTACATGTTCTCGTCTTCCTATACTTCAAAACTCACGCGCCTCTTCCAAGCCATTTGGATCCAACCAACTCTCATTCCATTAATGCAATATATGTCTCAAGAATCTAATTCGTAAAACTTTAACGATAGTTCAATATAAACTGAGTGCAACTTTTTatggtaaaatttatatttatCCCATATGAAAACCATGCTCATCTTATCAAGTCTCTCAAGCTTACCGAAATCTCAAAAGCATCTCTCCTGTAGTTGGGACTAATACCATTTTTATACATGTCTTATAGCAGCTAACAACAATATCCAATAGTCACAGTTACATAATATGGAGTTTTAGGCGACTCCAGGTGATCCTATTGTAcgaaattgaagaaaaaaatcTGATTCAAAAGACCAATCTTCCGTGTGTTGTTTACATTGAGCTTTGCACatgtatatattatacacttacatatatatatatttattcctcccaCACTAACCCACTAACCTATGTCTCCTTATATTATAATTATCTTACTAACCCCATTAATTTATGTCCCCTAACCCATTAATTATGTCCCCTATATTCTAAACACTAATATGCACGACATTCTtctccattcttcttcttcttcttcaccctTCTTCTATATGTCTAAGTAAATGTCCAGAGATTGTTAGAATTAGGATATTGTTTCTGGTTTCTTCTTCCCAACATCCCCCTTCAAGTTGGAGGGTAACTTTGTGACCCCTAACTTGCTCAAAATCTCGGAGTGAGAAACCCCAGAAAGTGGCTTTGTGAAGAGATCCGCCAGTTGGTCTTTAGATGGAACAAAAGAAAGAGTAATTAAACCGGAAAGGAACTGTTGACGCACAAAATGACAGTCAATTTCTACATGTTTTGTGCATTCGTGGAAGACGGGGTTACGGGCGATATGAATGGCAGCCTTGCTGTCAGAGTGAAGAGGTATGGGAAGACTTACTGATGCAGAGAGATCTTCAAAAAGTCAAACTAACCATGTAAGTTCTGCAGTTACTCTTCTCATCGATTTTTATTCTGCCTCTACAGAAGATAGAGAGATTGACACTTGTTTCTTTGATTTCCAGAAAATGGGTGCTCCTCCTAGTGTGATGAAAAATCCACTTACGGACCTCCTAGAATCCTTGCAAGAGGCCCAATCAGCATCGCAAAATGCAAGCAAGGAGAATGAGTGTTTTGCTGAGAGAAGTATTCCTTGTCCTGGATCATAGCTCAAATATTTGAGCACTCGTAAGGCAGCAGAGAAATGAGACTTACATGGTTTCTGCATGTATTGACTAAGGGTAAGGACTGCGAAAGAAAGGTCAGGCCGAGTGTTAGTGAGATAGTTTAACTTGCCAACCAGATGACGAAATACTGTTGGATATTGCAAAGGGTGCCCATCATCAGCTtgaagcttggaggaaggatcAAGAGGAGAACTGACTCGAGGCAAATGAGATACATCAAATTCCTCCAGCATATCTAGGGTAAATCTCTTTTGGCTTACAATAAAACCTTCTTTTTCTCGCAGAATTTCCATC
The DNA window shown above is from Nicotiana tomentosiformis chromosome 8, ASM39032v3, whole genome shotgun sequence and carries:
- the LOC138897639 gene encoding uncharacterized protein, coding for MSQIEEINTHVKTYLYDIGYHIWSQVPKSYLKHTSCAQALAALRHRNESYENYFAPYYTRECLLHTYDISVDPLPDESKWNVPQHIVEEVVMPPIGKRQPERPQKQRYKPYDEVNAKKYKISCGNCGLEGHNKRSCMNAPKIK